The Megachile rotundata isolate GNS110a chromosome 11, iyMegRotu1, whole genome shotgun sequence genome includes a region encoding these proteins:
- the LOC100883896 gene encoding uncharacterized protein LOC100883896 isoform X2 encodes MQRKNLLFELSDLDQPTSTVLFKKSELEKFNLFKKLSDNTNILSFYTTPPMEKKPVPTPKAPIKQKNLPRKGDLKPKKLQYSDEESEISSAVDSGVYFDSIHSNNSRFCNQHTAKSNRIDSSQKQTRILRSTLGKIKERTDDKENDKNIVNYRPTNTNNSKNNVGQTSSVDKSIASCTIPEQPIPHTIKNDLIENIYNAGSIVWARISGFPWWPAMVNDCPDTFTYYELNKKSIKPVRYYVTFFNEERLESNWIPKANLKALATNKYSQLIKKTKFRGIEYKEPLEKAYKTALSALQLSLLERLRKYSFVAQYDKYYDDNNNINGAITQTFDMDIGSSDDEIPCSNFREHITLKEFYLNGIRRI; translated from the exons ATGCAGCGTAAAAATTTACTGTTTGAACTGTCTGATTTGGATCAGCCAACTTCCACGGTGCTATTTAAAAAATCAGAGCtggagaag TTCAACTTATTCAAAAAACTTAGCGACAATACGAATATCTTGTCATTCTATACGACTCCACCGATGGAAAAGAAACCTGTACCAACGCCGAAAGCaccaataaaacaaaaaaatcttCCTAGAAAGGGAGATTTAAAGCCGAAAAAGTTACAGTACTCGGATGAAGAATCGGAAATCAGTAGCGCCGTGGACAGCGGTGTATACTTCGATTCTATCCATTCAAATAATTCACGGTTCTGTAACCAACATACCGCTAAAAGCAATAGAATTGATTCTTCACAGAAACAAACGCGTATATTACGTTCTACGCTCGGTAAAATTAAAGAGCGAACAGACGATAAAGAAAACGATAAAAACATTGTAAATTACAGACCAACGAATACAAACAACAGCAAAAATAATGTAGGGCAAACATCTTCTGTAG ATAAGTCAATAGCATCTTGTACCATACCAGAACAACCTATACCACATACCATTAAAAATGACTTGATTGAAAATATCTACAATGCAGGTAGCATTGTTTGGGCACGTATTTCTGGTTTTCCTTGGTGGCCCGCTATGGTTAATGATTGCCCTGACACTTTTACATattatgaattaaataaaaaatcgatTAAACCT GTGAgatattatgttacattttttaatgaagAGAGACTTGAATCCAATTGGATTCCCAAAGCAAATCTTAAAGCATTAGCAACAAATAAATATAGTCAACTTATTAAAAAA ACTAAATTTCGTGGAATTGAATATAAGGAACCATTAGAAAAAGCATACAAAACAGCTTTAAGTGCATTACAGCTATCGTTGTTAGAGAGACTGAGAAAATATAGCTTTGTGGCACAATATGACAAGTATTACGAtgacaataacaatattaatggAGCTATAACCCAAACCTTTGATATGGATATAGGAAGCTCAGATGATGAAATACCATGTTCAAACTTCAGAGAACATATTACACTGAAAGAGTTTTATTTAAATGGAATACGTAGAATATGA
- the LOC105663259 gene encoding uncharacterized protein LOC105663259 isoform X2 — MLLYKKIRETRTIQYDEDLNNSRILMYSITHWITKRITIFPCHVTTKFVDFGILTTSLPDSIRRFNCNPMLPETIVNQRFPLPSAVYALSNLPTVTGASVKK, encoded by the exons ATGCTATTGTACAAAAAAATACGGGAAACTCGCACAATACAATATGATGAAGATCTAAATAATTCTCGCATTTTGATGTACTCAATTACACACTGGATTACAAAAAGAATAAC AATTTTTCCCTGTCACGTCACCACAAAATTCGTTGATTTCGGAATCCTGACGACATCTTTACCTGACAGTATTAGAAGGTTCAACTGCAATCCAATGCTGCCCG AAACGATCGTGAACCAACGTTTCCCGTTACCAAGTGCCGTGTACGCACTTTCGAACCTTCCAACGGTCACTGGTGCGTCCGTAAAAAAGTAA
- the LOC100883896 gene encoding uncharacterized protein LOC100883896 isoform X1, whose product MQRKNLLFELSDLDQPTSTVLFKKSELEKFNLFKKLSDNTNILSFYTTPPMEKKPVPTPKAPIKQKNLPRKGDLKPKKLQYSDEESEISSAVDSGVYFDSIHSNNSRFCNQHTAKSNRIDSSQKQTRILRSTLGKIKERTDDKENDKNIVNYRPTNTNNSKNNVGQTSSVVFSPNTERLSFCDSNLNWKEVLYWLQPRRDVGLWIHCCRRTCKKLRYVDDYHDPIDVPKKWFCNMNSDKSIASCTIPEQPIPHTIKNDLIENIYNAGSIVWARISGFPWWPAMVNDCPDTFTYYELNKKSIKPVRYYVTFFNEERLESNWIPKANLKALATNKYSQLIKKTKFRGIEYKEPLEKAYKTALSALQLSLLERLRKYSFVAQYDKYYDDNNNINGAITQTFDMDIGSSDDEIPCSNFREHITLKEFYLNGIRRI is encoded by the exons ATGCAGCGTAAAAATTTACTGTTTGAACTGTCTGATTTGGATCAGCCAACTTCCACGGTGCTATTTAAAAAATCAGAGCtggagaag TTCAACTTATTCAAAAAACTTAGCGACAATACGAATATCTTGTCATTCTATACGACTCCACCGATGGAAAAGAAACCTGTACCAACGCCGAAAGCaccaataaaacaaaaaaatcttCCTAGAAAGGGAGATTTAAAGCCGAAAAAGTTACAGTACTCGGATGAAGAATCGGAAATCAGTAGCGCCGTGGACAGCGGTGTATACTTCGATTCTATCCATTCAAATAATTCACGGTTCTGTAACCAACATACCGCTAAAAGCAATAGAATTGATTCTTCACAGAAACAAACGCGTATATTACGTTCTACGCTCGGTAAAATTAAAGAGCGAACAGACGATAAAGAAAACGATAAAAACATTGTAAATTACAGACCAACGAATACAAACAACAGCAAAAATAATGTAGGGCAAACATCTTCTGTAG TATTTAGTCCAAATACAGAAAGATTATCTTTTTGTGATTCTAATTTAAACTGGAAAGAGGTACTATATTGGTTGCAACCTCGAAGAGATGTTGGTTTGTGGATTCACTGTTGTAGAAGAACATGTAAAAAATTGAGATATGTTGATGACTACCACGATCCAATAGATGTACCCAAAAAGTGGTTCTGCAATATGAATTCTG ATAAGTCAATAGCATCTTGTACCATACCAGAACAACCTATACCACATACCATTAAAAATGACTTGATTGAAAATATCTACAATGCAGGTAGCATTGTTTGGGCACGTATTTCTGGTTTTCCTTGGTGGCCCGCTATGGTTAATGATTGCCCTGACACTTTTACATattatgaattaaataaaaaatcgatTAAACCT GTGAgatattatgttacattttttaatgaagAGAGACTTGAATCCAATTGGATTCCCAAAGCAAATCTTAAAGCATTAGCAACAAATAAATATAGTCAACTTATTAAAAAA ACTAAATTTCGTGGAATTGAATATAAGGAACCATTAGAAAAAGCATACAAAACAGCTTTAAGTGCATTACAGCTATCGTTGTTAGAGAGACTGAGAAAATATAGCTTTGTGGCACAATATGACAAGTATTACGAtgacaataacaatattaatggAGCTATAACCCAAACCTTTGATATGGATATAGGAAGCTCAGATGATGAAATACCATGTTCAAACTTCAGAGAACATATTACACTGAAAGAGTTTTATTTAAATGGAATACGTAGAATATGA
- the LOC105663259 gene encoding uncharacterized protein LOC105663259 isoform X3: MLLYKKIRETRTIQYDEDLNNSRILMYSITHWITKRITIFPCHVTTKFVDFGILTTSLPDSIRRFNCNPMLPETIVNQRFPLPSAVYALSNLPTVTGDGRKK, from the exons ATGCTATTGTACAAAAAAATACGGGAAACTCGCACAATACAATATGATGAAGATCTAAATAATTCTCGCATTTTGATGTACTCAATTACACACTGGATTACAAAAAGAATAAC AATTTTTCCCTGTCACGTCACCACAAAATTCGTTGATTTCGGAATCCTGACGACATCTTTACCTGACAGTATTAGAAGGTTCAACTGCAATCCAATGCTGCCCG AAACGATCGTGAACCAACGTTTCCCGTTACCAAGTGCCGTGTACGCACTTTCGAACCTTCCAACGGTCACTG GAGATGGGCGTAAAAAATGA
- the LOC105663259 gene encoding uncharacterized protein LOC105663259 isoform X1: MLLYKKIRETRTIQYDEDLNNSRILMYSITHWITKRITIFPCHVTTKFVDFGILTTSLPDSIRRFNCNPMLPETIVNQRFPLPSAVYALSNLPTVTGASVKKRWA, encoded by the exons ATGCTATTGTACAAAAAAATACGGGAAACTCGCACAATACAATATGATGAAGATCTAAATAATTCTCGCATTTTGATGTACTCAATTACACACTGGATTACAAAAAGAATAAC AATTTTTCCCTGTCACGTCACCACAAAATTCGTTGATTTCGGAATCCTGACGACATCTTTACCTGACAGTATTAGAAGGTTCAACTGCAATCCAATGCTGCCCG AAACGATCGTGAACCAACGTTTCCCGTTACCAAGTGCCGTGTACGCACTTTCGAACCTTCCAACGGTCACTGGTGCGTCCGTAAAAAA GAGATGGGCGTAA